Proteins from a genomic interval of Lolium perenne isolate Kyuss_39 chromosome 1, Kyuss_2.0, whole genome shotgun sequence:
- the LOC127308563 gene encoding proline dehydrogenase 2, mitochondrial: MAIASRITTRALSTFAAAAAAKLPEAAVAAAGAEAVTLPSSAQQPQQVLEFEDTGRLFTGEPSTALVRTLAALQLMSAGPLVDVGLAALRSPAVAASPVVQAAARATAYKHFCAGETAEEAAARVQRLWRGGMGGILDYGIEDAEDGAACDRNVAGFLAAVDVAAALPPGSASVCIKITALCPIALLEKTSDLLRWQHKNPSMHLPWKQHSFPILSDSSPLYLTPSEPAALTADEERELQLAHDRLLAVGARCAEHDIPLLVDAEYASVQPAIDYFTFVGALACNGGGRPIVHGTVQAYLRDARDRLEAMTRAAEEERVHLGVKVVRGAYLTREARLAEALGVPSPIHATIQDTHDCYNGCAAFLLERVRRGSASLMLATHNVESGQLAAARAQELGIGKGDRNLQFAQLMGMADGLSLGLRNAGFQVSKYLPYGPVEHIIPYLIRRAEENRGLLSASAFDRQLLRKELVRRFKNAVMGRE, from the exons ATGGCCATCGCCTCCCGCATCACGACGCGCGCGCTCTCCaccttcgccgccgccgccgcagccaagCTCCCGGAGGCGGCCGTCGCGGCCGCCGGCGCCGAGGCGGTGACCTTGCCTTCATCCGCTCAGCAGCCGCAGCAGGTGCTGGAGTTCGAGGACACCGGGCGCCTGTTCACGGGGGAGCCGTCCACGGCTCTGGTGCGCACGCTCGCGGCCCTGCAGCTCATGTCCGCCGGCCCGCTGGTGGACGTTGGCCTCGCGGCGCTTCGGTCCCCGGCGGTGGCCGCCAGCCCCGTGGTGCAGGCCGCGGCGCGGGCCACCGCGTACAAGCACTTCTGCGCGGGCGAGACCGCCGAGGAGGCCGCGGCGAGGGTGCAGCGCCTCTGGCGCGGCGGCATGGGCGGCATCCTGGACTACGGCATCGAGGACGCCGAGGACGGCGCCGCATGCGACCGCAACGTCGCCGGCTTCCTCGCCGCCGTCGACGTCGCCGCAGCTCTGCCGCCGGGATCG GCGAGCGTGTGTATTAAGATCACGGCGCTGTGCCCGATCGCGCTGCTGGAGAAGACGAGCGACCTGCTACGGTGGCAGCACAAGAACCCGTCGATGCACCTGCCGTGGAAGCAGCACTCCTTCCCCATCCTCTCCGACTCCAGCCCGCTCTACCTCACACCCTCGGAACCGGCGGCGCTCACGGCGGACGAGGAGCGGGAGCTGCAGCTGGCGCACGACCGGCTGCTGGCCGTGGGCGCGCGGTGCGCGGAGCACGACATCCCGCTGCTGGTGGACGCCGAGTACGCCTCGGTGCAGCCGGCCATCGACTACTTCACCTTCGTGGGCGCGCTGGCCTGCAACGGCGGCGGGCGGCCCATCGTGCACGGCACCGTGCAGGCCTACCTCCGCGACGCGCGCGACCGGCTCGAGGCCATGACGCGCGCCGCCGAGGAGGAGCGCGTGCACCTCGGCGTCAAGGTCGTGCGCGGCGCCTACCTCACCCGCGAGGCCCGGCTGGCGGAGGCGCTCGGCGTGCCGTCGCCCATCCACGCCACCATCCAGGACACCCACGACTGCTACAACGGCTGCGCGGCGTTCCTCCTCGAACGCGTCCGCCGCGGCTCCGCGTCACTGATGCTCGCTACACACAACGTGGAGTCCGGCCAGCTCGCGGCGGCCAGGGCGCAGGAGCTCGGCATTGGCAAGGGGGACCGGAACCTCCAGTTCGCGCAGCTCATGGGCATGGCCGACGGCCTCTCCCTCGGCCTCCGCAACGCCGGCTTCCAGGTCAGCAAGTACCTCCCCTACGGCCCCGTCGAGCACATCATCCCCTACCTCATCAGGCGAGCCGAGGAGAACAGGGGACTGCTCTCTGCTTCCGCCTTCGACAGGCAGCTGCTCCG GAAGGAGCTCGTCAGGAGGTTCAAGAACGCGGTCATGGGACGGGAGTGA